One stretch of Opisthocomus hoazin isolate bOpiHoa1 chromosome 18, bOpiHoa1.hap1, whole genome shotgun sequence DNA includes these proteins:
- the CCN5 gene encoding CCN family member 5, whose product MRLQLEKQLLFLSLLCILSKVCAQLCRRPCYCPWVPPRCPRGSPLVLDGCGCCRICARRLGEPCDFLHVCDQSQGLVCDYSTAAAGTGATCNFEASEEGCELNGRVYRDGEVFQPSCKLQCRCLDGGFTCVPLCQEDVRLPTPDCPYPRRVEVPGKCCPEWICEARDRHLLRDAGAVPGAASPLLPYPCQEWGTEWTACSATCGVGFSTRVSNQNRYCRLETQRRLCMARPCPALPAASPARGRGGRL is encoded by the exons aTGAGGCtccagctggagaagcagctcctcttcctctccctcctctgcatCCTCTCCAAG GTGTGCGCCCAGCTGTGCCGGAGGCCATGCTActgcccctgggtgcccccccgctgcccccgcggGTCCCCCCTGGTCCTGGACGGCTGCGGCTGCTGTAGGATCTGCGCCCGGCGCCTGGGAGAGCCCTGCGACTTCCTCCACGTCTGCGACCAGAGCCAGGGCCTCGTCTGTGACTACAGCACAGCAGCCGCGGGGACAGGAGCCACCTGCAACT TTGAAGCCAGCGAGGAGGGCTGCGAGTTGAACGGCCGGGTCTATCGGGACGGGGAGGTTTTCCAGCCCAGCTGCAAACTCCAGTGCCGCTGCCTGGACGGGGGCTTCACCTGCGTGCCGCTCTGCCAGGAGGACGTCCGGCTGCCCACCCCGGACTGCCCCTACCCACGGCGTGTGGAGGTCCCGGGGAAGTGCTGCCCTGAGTGGATCTGCGAGGCCCGGGACCGGCACCTCCTTCGGGATGCTGGGGCAG TCCCTGGGGCAGCATCCCCACTGCTGCCGTACCCCTGCCAGGAGTGGGGCACGGAGTGGACCGCCTGCTCGGCTACCTGCGGCGTGGGCTTTTCCACCCGCGTCTCCAACCAGAACCGCTACTGCCGGCTGGAGACTCAGCGGCGGCTCTGCATGGCCAGACCCTGCCCGGCTctgccggcggcatccccggcg AGGGGAAGAGGAGGTCGTTTGTAG